A stretch of Brachyhypopomus gauderio isolate BG-103 chromosome 3, BGAUD_0.2, whole genome shotgun sequence DNA encodes these proteins:
- the LOC143509956 gene encoding uncharacterized protein LOC143509956 gives MYEEYVRLLKSVNMEKEKSCGEHGKRFTEQRNPQLHQCIHTGVKPYHCSECGKSFTHQSSLKKHQHIHTGENPYHCSECGKSFTTLSDLQRHQRIHTGEKPYHCTECGKCFTVQSNLKKHQRIHTGEKPYHCPECGKSFNTLSDLQRHQRIHTGEKPYHCPKCGKSFNTLSDIQRHQRIHTGEKPYHCSECRKSFTQQGHLQVHQRIHTGEKLYHCSECGKSFTRLSDLQRHQRIHTGEKPYHCTMCGKSFTTLTDLQRHQRIHTGEKPYHCTECGKCFTAQTNLKKHQRIHTGEKPYQCTECVKSFTRLSDLQRHQRIHTGEKPYHCTECGKSFITLSDLQQHQRIHTGEKPYHCTECGKCFTVQSNLKKHQRIHTGEKPYHCPECEKSFTTLSDLQRHQRIHTGEKPYHCTECGKSFTTQSYLGKHQRIHTGEKPYHCSECGKCFTVQSNLKKHQRIHTGEKPYYCPECGKSFTTLSDLQQHQRIHTGEKPYHCSECGKSFTTQRSLKLHQHSHTGEKPYHCTECGKRFTQQSNLQRHQRIHTGEKPYHCSECGKSFTQQSHLQQHQRIHTGVKP, from the coding sequence ATGTAtgaggagtatgtcagactgctgaaatcagtaaacatggaaaaggagaaaagctgTGGGGAGCATGGGAAGAGATTTACTGAACAGAGAAATCCTCAACTGCACCagtgcattcacacaggagtgaagccatatcactgctcagagtgtgggaagagttttactcaccagagtagtctcaaaaaacaccagcacattcacacaggagagaatccgtatcactgctcagagtgtgggaagagttttactacactgaGTGATCTTCaacggcaccagcgcattcacacaggagagaagccatatcactgcacaGAGTGTGGGAAGTGTTTTACTGTACAGAGTAATCTaaaaaaacaccagcgcattcacacaggagagaagccatatcattgcccagagtgtgggaagagttttaatacACTGAGTGATCTTCAACGGCACcaacgcattcacacaggagagaagccatatcactgcccaaagtgtgggaagagttttaatacACTGAGTGATATTCaacggcaccagcgcattcacacaggagagaagccatatcactgctcagagtgtaggaagagttttactcaacagggTCATCTTCAagtgcaccagcgcattcacacaggagagaagctatATCACTGCtcggagtgtgggaagagttttactagactGAGTGATCTTCaacggcaccagcgcattcacacaggagaaaagccatatcactgcacaatgtgtgggaagagttttacgaCACTAACTGATCTTCaacggcaccagcgcattcacacaggagagaagccatatcactgcacaGAGTGTGGGAAGTGTTTTACTGCACAGACTAATCTaaaaaaacaccagcgcattcacacaggagagaagccatatcaatgcacagagtgtgtgaagagttttactagactGAGTGATCTTCaacggcaccagcgcattcacacaggagaaaagccatatcactgcacagagtgtgggaagagttttattacACTAAGTGATCTTCAacagcaccagcgcattcacacaggagagaagccatatcactgcacaGAGTGTGGGAAGTGTTTTACTGTACAGAGTAATCTaaaaaaacaccagcgcattcacacaggagagaagccatatcactgcccagagtgtgagaagagttttactacactgaGTGATCTTCaacggcaccagcgcattcacacaggagaaaagccatatcactgcacagagtgtgggaagagttttactacacagagttaTCTCGGCAAAcatcagcgcattcacacaggagagaagccgtatcactgctcggAGTGTGGGAAGTGTTTTACTGTACAGAGTAATCTaaaaaaacaccagcgcattcacacaggagagaagccatattactgcccagagtgtgggaagagttttactacactgaGTGATCTTCAacagcaccagcgcattcacacaggagagaaaccatatcactgctcagaatgtgggaagagttttactacacagagaagtcttaAACTGCACCAGCAcagtcacacaggagagaagccatatcactgcacagagtgtgggaagagatttactcaacagagtaatcttcaacggcaccagcgcattcacacaggagagaagccatatcactgctcagagtgtgggaagagttttactcagcagagtcatctccagcaacaccagcgcattcacacaggagtgaaGCCATAA